A genome region from Gossypium hirsutum isolate 1008001.06 chromosome A04, Gossypium_hirsutum_v2.1, whole genome shotgun sequence includes the following:
- the LOC121228245 gene encoding chlorophyll a-b binding protein CP24 10A, chloroplastic, which translates to MASTSGTVINGLGSSFLCGGIRSQALWGASSIGPTVATPTATRKRKLIVVAAAPPKKSWLPAVKGGGNLVDPEWLDGSLPGDYGFDPLGLGKDPTFLKWYREAELIHGRWAMTAVVGIFIGQAWSGVPWFEAGADPGAIAPFSFGSLLGTQLLLMGWVESKRWVDFFNPKSQSVEWATPWSKTAENFANATGQQGYPGGKFFDPLGLAGTIRNGVYIPDYDKLERLQLAEIKHARIAMLAMLIFYFEAGQGKTPLGALGL; encoded by the exons ATGGCTTCGACATCTGGGACTGTAATAAATGGGTTAGGTTCTTCATTTCTGTGCGGAGGAATCAGGAGCCAGGCCCTTTGGGGAGCTAGTAGTATTGGACCGACAGTAGCCACTCCTACTGCAACTCGCAAGAGGAAGCTGATTGTTGTAGCGGCTGCACCACCTAAAAAGTCTTGGCTCCCTGCTGTTAAAGGTGGTGGCAACTTAGTTGACCCTGAGTGGCTCGATGGCTC GCTTCCTGGGGACTATGGATTCGACCCACTAGGTCTAGGCAAGGACCCAACTTTCCTCAAATGGTACAGAGAAGCAGAGCTGATCCACGGACGCTGGGCCATGACCGCCGTGGTCGGCATCTTCATAGGCCAAGCCTGGAGTGGTGTACCATGGTTCGAGGCCGGAGCCGACCCCGGTGCAATAGCCCCATTCTCCTTCGGCTCACTCCTTGGCACCCAACTCCTCCTCATGGGTTGGGTGGAGAGCAAGCGATGGGTAGACTTTTTCAACCCAAAATCTCAATCCGTAGAATGGGCAACTCCATGGTCGAAAACAGCCGAGAACTTCGCCAACGCCACCGGCCAGCAGGGTTACCCGGGAGGCAAGTTCTTCGACCCATTAGGCCTTGCGGGTACCATCCGAAATGGTGTCTACATCCCCGATTATGACAAACTGGAGAGACTTCAGCTAGCGGAGATTAAACATGCTAGAATTGCTATGTTGgcaatgttgattttctactttgaAGCAGGTCAAGGAAAGACACCCCTCGGTGCTCTTGGGTTGTAA